One segment of Carya illinoinensis cultivar Pawnee chromosome 13, C.illinoinensisPawnee_v1, whole genome shotgun sequence DNA contains the following:
- the LOC122291081 gene encoding peroxidase 60 — translation MTSTVTNAVLALALGLIFLSLAGQCYAGSSAALEVEFYKGKCGIFDVESIVAGLVKAKFFKGPTIAPKFMRRALLYTVESAGCDASLLLIGGSSERFAPPNLSVRGHEFIDEVKDAVESFCPGLVSCVDIIAIATRDAISLSGGGRYRVETGRRDGFNSLAENVDLPGPQIPVSESIAAFTRKGLNVTDMVYLLGGHTVGVAHCLFFQDRLYNFQNTGRPDPTMDLELVRSLRSRCPQESTGKNIVSLDQNFLSSFIVDNSFYKQILGKRAVLQIDQQLALDPSTRDIVTTMASGRASDFGNNFGEAMVKMGAIQVLAGTEGEIRKSCSFIN, via the exons ATGACTAGCACAGTTACTAATGCAGTACTGGCACTAGCCCTTGGCCTCATCTTTTTGAGCTTGGCAGGCCAATGTTACGCCGGCAGCAGTGCAGCACTTGAGGTAGAATTTTACAAGGGAAAATGTGGGATCTTCGATGTTGAGAGCATCGTAGCTGGTCTTGTCAAGGCCAAGTTTTTCAAGGGCCCTACAATTGCGCCGAAGTTTATGCGCAGAGCTTTGCTATATACAGTCGAGTCagct GGATGTGATGCATCGCTTCTTCTAATTGGGGGCTCCAGCGAGAGATTTGCGCCTCCAAATCTGAGTGTAAGGGGCCATGAATTTATTGACGAGGTGAAAGATGCCGTGGAGAGCTTCTGCCCTGGACTGGTCTCTTGTGTTGATATCATTGCCATTGCTACCAGGGACGCCATTTCCCTT AGCGGAGGAGGGCGATACCGAGTAGAAACAGGGAGAAGGGATGGCTTTAACTCCCTTGCTGAAAATGTTGATCTTCCTGGTCCTCAAATACCTGTATCAGAATCTATTGCCGCATTTACCAGAAAAGGACTTAATGTTACTGATATGGTTTATCTTCTGG gTGGCCATACTGTTGGTGTTGCACATTGTTTGTTTTTCCAAGATCGACTTTACAATTTCCAAAATACTGGCAGACCTGACCCAACCATGGATCTGGAGTTAGTGAGATCCCTAAGGTCGAGGTGTCCCCAGGAGTCGACAGGCAAAAACATCGTCAGTCTCGATCAGAACTTTTTGAGCTCCTTCATCGTTGATAACTCATTTTACAAGCAAATCTTAGGGAAAAGGGCGGTTCTCCAAATCGATCAACAGCTAGCGTTGGATCCAAGCACCAGGGACATAGTGACAACGATGGCCAGTGGTCGTGCTTCTGACTTCGGCAATAATTTCGGGGAAGCCATGGTCAAGATGGGAGCAATTCAAGTCCTTGCTGGCACAGAAggagaaataagaaaatcatgcagTTTTATTAATTAA
- the LOC122291305 gene encoding uncharacterized protein LOC122291305, whose translation MGKKVKWSWSSAMVGAASAVAATALLSAKPKDPTFQLISINLTSFKLNLPVLDAELVLTVHVSNPNIVPIHYTSTTMSIFYDGSLLGSAQVQAGSQSAQSCQLLRLPARLDGLQLAHHPARFVADLARREMVLDAAVDISGSAKVLWWDHKFKVRVESHVTVDPVFLEVIDQENKSELEVFHA comes from the coding sequence ATGGGCAAAAAGGTAAAATGGAGCTGGAGCTCGGCTATGGTCGGAGCGGCGTCTGCTGTAGCAGCGACGGCTCTTCTGTCGGCGAAGCCCAAGGATCCAACATTCCAATTGATATCGATTAACCTCACCTCCTTCAAGCTCAACCTCCCCGTCCTCGACGCCGAGCTCGTGCTCACCGTCCACGTCTCCAACCCCAACATCGTCCCCATCCACTACACCTCCACCACCATGTCCATCTTCTACGACGGCTCCTTACTCGGTTCCGCCCAGGTCCAAGCCGGCTCCCAGTCGGCCCAATCCTGCCAGCTGCTCCGCCTCCCTGCCCGCCTCGACGGACTTCAGCTGGCTCACCACCCCGCTCGCTTCGTCGCCGACTTGGCCAGACGCGAGATGGTGCTCGATGCGGCGGTGGATATCAGTGGTTCAGCGAAGGTGCTATGGTGGGACCACAAGTTCAAGGTCCGCGTGGAGAGCCACGTCACCGTTGATCCGGTTTTCCTCGAAGTGATTGATCAGGAGAACAAGTCTGAGCTGGAGGTTTTCCATGCTTGA
- the LOC122292870 gene encoding N-carbamoylputrescine amidase, protein MEKGRRVVVSALQFACTDDVSTNVATAERLVRAAHEKGANIILIQELFEGYYFCQAQREDFFQRAKPYKGHPTILRMQKLAKELGVVIPVSFFEEANNAHYNAVAIIDADGTDLGLYRKSHIPDSPGYQEKFYFNPGDTGFKVFQTKFAKIGIAICWDQWFPEAARAMVLQGAEILFYPTAIGSEPQDEELDSRDHWRRVMQGHAGANLVPIVASNRIGKEVIERQHGKSEITFYGNSFIAGPTGEIVTAADDKEEAVLVAEFDLDKIKSKRHSWGIFRDRRPDLYKVLLTLDGNNPRL, encoded by the exons ATGGAAAAAGGGAGAAGAGTGGTGGTCTCAGCTCTGCAGTTCGCTTGCACAGATGACGTCTCCACAAATGTCGCCACTGCCGAAag ACTGGTTAGAGCTGCTCATGAAAAGGGTGCAAACATTATTCTAATACAG GAACTTTTTGAGGGGTACTACTTTTGTCAGGCCCAAAGGGAGGACTTCTTTCAGCGAGCTAAGCCTTATAAGGGTCACCCAACAATCCTGAG GATGCAGAAACTTGCAAAAGAGTTGGGGGTGGTGATACCAGTAAGCTTCTTTGAAGAGGCTAACAATGCTCATTACAATGCAGTAGCCATAATTGATGCTGATGGTACAGATCTTGGACTTTATAGAAAGTCTCATATCCCAGATAGTCCAG gctaccaagaaaaattctactttaATCCTGGTGACACTGGCTTTAAG GTATTCCAGACTAAATTTGCAAAGATTGGAATCG CCATCTGTTGGGATCAGTGGTTTCCCGAGGCAGCCAGGGCTATGGTTCTTCAGGGTGCAGAGATATTGTTTTATCCTACTGCTATCGGTTCTGAACCTCAAGATGAAGAGCTTGATTCTCGTGATCACTGGAGGCGAGTAATGCAAGGGCATGCGGGGGCAAATTTG GTACCTATAGTAGCTTCAAATCGCATAGGAAAGGAGGTAATTGAGAGACAGCATGGAAAAAGTGAGATCACATTCTACGGGAATTCTTTCATAGCAG GGCCTACTGGAGAAATTGTCACAGCAGCTGACGATAAAGAGGAAGCTGTTCTTGTTGCAGAATTTGATCTGGATAAAATCAAGTCCAAGAGACATAGTTGGGGAATATTTCGTGATCGGCGTCCGGATTTATACAAGGTGCTTCTGACATTAGATGGCAACAACCCTAGACTGTGA
- the LOC122291837 gene encoding rho GTPase-activating protein 1 — protein MTDVLNLNHSPSHFSDSSSSPTRVSSPTSSLSCVPLQKEDINHSDCDSPSSSVAEDRDFTATGCEAEEERDKRRRDQLSLLALLVAIFRKSLIACKNTDRRELCAMEIGWPTEVRHVAHVTFDRFNGFLGLPVEFEPEVPRRSPSASTTVFGVSTESMQLSFDSRGNSVPSILLLMQKYLYALGGLQAEGVFRITAENSQEEFARDQLNRGVVPEGIDVHCLAGLIKAWFRELPTGVLDSLSPEQVMRCQTEEDYAELVRLLPPTEAALLDWTINLMADVVQEEHLNKMDARNIAMVFAPNMTKMADPLTALMYAVQVMNFLKTLILKTLRERKDSMVEPYSASPLDPSDENGHWGASQTCLEDIHLENDEIEQAFIAEEPTSEISLNSNQNNNTIDTAAESLLTSEKINSDGNGFFEIPAQVDPSITKTEGGEINGAIAVVQGNAGKVKTDQSSISIFGKGPRRKCGLQPVVPGTTSVEKTMGISNLSRIDSRIERFEAWR, from the exons ATGACTGATGTCCTCAACCTCAACCATTCCCCATCCCATTTCTCTGATTCTTCTTCTTCGCCTACAAGAGTCTCTTCCCCTACTTCTTCCTTATCCTGCGTACCCCTTCAAAAGGAGGACATCAATCACTCTGACTGTGACTCACCCTCTTCCTCTGTAGCTGAGGACAGGGATTTTACAGCGACTGGCTGTGAGGCAGAGGAGGAACGTGACAAACGAAGAAGGGATCAGTTGTCTTTGTTGGCATTGCTGGTGGCCATTTTCAGGAAATCTTTGATTGCTTGTAAGAATACTGACAGGAGGGAGCTCTGTGCCATGGAGATCGGGTGGCCCACTGAGGTGCGCCATGTCGCGCATGTTACCTTTGATAGGTTTAATGGGTTCTTGGGATTGCCTGTGGAATTTGAACCTGAGGTGCCCAGGAGGTCTCCCAGTGCCAG TACTACCGTCTTCGGAGTTTCCACGGAATCCATGCAGTTGTCATTTGATTCTAGAGGGAATAGTGTGCCATCCATTCTCTTGCTAATGCAAAAATACTTGTATGCACTAGGTGGCCTGCAG GCAGAAGGCGTTTTCAGAATCACTGCAGAAAATAGTCAAGAGGAGTTTGCCAGGGATCAACTGAATAGAGGAGTGGTACCAGAAGGCATTGATGTACACTGTTTGGCAGGACTCATTAAG GCTTGGTTTCGGGAACTCCCAACTGGGGTTTTGGATTCCCTATCACCCGAGCAGGTCATGCGATGCCAGACAGAAGAGGATTATGCTGAACTTGTGAGGCTTCTACCCCCAACTGAAGCTGCTTTACTGGATTGGACCATCAACTTGATGGCTGATGTTGTGCAAGAGGAACATCTGAACAAGATGGATGCACGCAACATTGCTATGGTTTTTGCACCAAACATGACTAAG ATGGCAGATCCTTTGACTGCCTTGATGTATGCAGTCCAAGTGATGAACTTCCTCAAGACCCTGATCTTAAAAAcattaagagagagaaaagattcTATGGTGGAGCCTTATTCTGCTAGCCCTTTAGATCCTTCTGATGAGAATGGACACTGGGGCGCTTCACAAACCTGCCTGGAAGATATTCACTTAGAGAATGATGAGATAGAGCAAGCATTCATTGCTGAAGAACCTACTTCTGAAATTTCCCTCAACTCTAATCAAAACAATAACACAATTGACACAGCAGCTGAAAGTTTATTGACTTCTGAGAAAATAAACTCTGATGGAAATGGCTTTTTTGAGATTCCAGCTCAAGTTGACCCTTCCATTACCAAAACCGAAGGTGGCGAAATCAATGGGGCAATAGCTGTAGTTCAAGGTAATGCAGGAAAGGTAAAGACTGATCAATCAAGTATTTCAATTTTTGGAAAGGGACCAAGGAGAAAATGTGGTCTGCAACCTGTAGTTCCTGGAACCACTTCTGTTGAGAAGACCATGGGAATTAGCAATCTGAGTCGCATAGACTCAAGGATAGAGCGGTTCGAAGCCTGGAGGTGA